The Carassius auratus strain Wakin chromosome 5, ASM336829v1, whole genome shotgun sequence genome includes a window with the following:
- the LOC113087423 gene encoding zinc finger BED domain-containing protein 1-like — protein sequence MNALVIWIAKNCRPINIVDDDGLRDIIRTASGDASYNMPSRGTIMSKIHTLYDDEKARRMNTLQQATHIALTGDHWTSVSNDNYLGITAHFVDKEWKLDSFALTVSKTEERQYAEACADHFLDVAREWKIEDKLSTLGTDSARNMVAAARLLPFEHLPCTAHILQRTVTVSIHGSGFESVLAKCRKIVGHFKHSPSNAHELMEQQVACGQKQESLVQDVTTRWNSTLEMVKRIQRNKSPLTTTLAQQKSNVAMLTTQELAKLQKLEELLEPCRYVTELLGGEQYISCSVVLPALCHLFKIMESTEDDPAYVVKFKNDFTSDLSKRKDSTNLTWLKIATAIDPRFKDLKCLPKDERNEVWASLSKLLMAQSPGKQESKETTDQQPPKKRRISVLLVSSDSESDEEEESIEQCLNRYKAEPKLHMEGCPLQWWKKREATHARLAPIACKYLSTPATTVPCERLFSLSGHIIQKKRATLSPDNVNRLVCLSNWLNVKED from the exons ATGAATGCTTTGGTTATTTGGATAGCTAAAAACTGCCGACCCATTAACATAGTAGATGACGATGGACTGCGGGACATCATTAGAACTGCATCCGGAGACGCCTCATACAATATGCCCTCAAGAGGAACCATCATGTCAAAAATACACACTTTGTATGACGATGAGAAGGCACGGAGGATGAACACGTTACAGCAAGCGACACACATCGCACTGACAGGGGACCACTGGACTTCTGTGAGCAATGACAACTACTTAGGCATCACAGCGCACTTCGTTGATAAAGAATGGAAATTGGATTCATTCGCACTAACCGTGTCTAAAACTGAGGAACGACAGTACGCTGAGGCATGTGCGGATCATTTTCTCGATGTGGCAAGAGAATGGAAAATCGAGGACAAGTTAAGCACACTTGGCACTGACAGTGCTCGTAATATGGTTGCTGCCGCGAGACTACTTCCATTTGAACACCTGCCCTGCACGGCCCACATTTTGCAACGAACTGTCACAGTTTCCATTCACGGCAGTGGATTTGAAAGTGTCCTAGCTAAATGTCGCAAGATTGTTGGGCACTTTAAGCATAGTCCATCCAACGCTCACGAACTAATGGAACAGCAAGTTGCATGTGGACAGAAACAAGAATCTCTCGTTCAGGACGTTACGACTAGATGGAATTCTACCCTAGAGATGGTCAAGCGAATTCAGCGAAACAAATCTCCACTGACCACTACCCTGGCTCAGCAAAAGAGCAATGTTGCCATGTTGACTACACAGGAGCTCGCCAAACTGCAAAAGCTGGAGGAACTACTTGAACCTTGCAG ATATGTAACTGAACTGCTGGGAGGAGAGCAGTACATCTCCTGCTCAGTGGTATTGCCAGCCTTGTGCCACTTGTTCAAAATTATGGAGTCCACAGAGGATGATCCAGCCTATGTAGTTAAATTCAAAAATGATTTTACTTCAGACCTATCTAAAAGGAAGGACAGCACTAATCTCACATGGCTGAAGATCGCTACTGCAATTGACCCAAGGTTTAAAGACCTAAAGTGTCTTCCCAAAGATGAAAGGAATGAGGTGTGGGCTTCACTAAGCAAGCTGTTAATGGCACAGAGTCCTGGAAAACAAGAGTCTAAAGAGACAACAGACCAACAGCCACCAAAGAAGAGAAGGATCTCCGTCTTGCTGGTTTCTTCTGATTCAGAGTCAGATGAAGAGGAAGAGTCCATAGAACAGTGTCTTAACCGCTATAAAGCAGAGCCCAAATTGCACATGGAGGGTTGTCCACTACAGTGGTGGAAAAAGAGAGAAGCAACACATGCAAGGCTGGCACCAATAGCATGCAAGTATCTGTCAACCCCTGCTACAACGGTGCCTTGTGAGAGACTGTTCTCACTCTCAGGTCACATCATTCAAAAGAAAAGGGCCACATTGTCTCCTGATAATGTCAACCGACTGGTCTGTCTCAGCAACTGGCTGAATGTAAAGGAGGACTAA